In Mangifera indica cultivar Alphonso chromosome 1, CATAS_Mindica_2.1, whole genome shotgun sequence, a single genomic region encodes these proteins:
- the LOC123214049 gene encoding putative receptor-like protein kinase At3g47110, producing the protein MGANLISGSIPAGIAELKSLISLGMEENLLTGRIPITVGYLSKLQILSIFGNSFSGEIPSSLGNLTYVSEVSLDENFLHGSIPATLGNCQLLQNLGLSGNNLSGAIPFQVIGLPSLAGWLDLSNNCLTGTIPVDVGNLKNLRMLDLSENKLSGEIPSSLASCDGLTSLNLSGNSFRGHIPPLSSLKGLENLDLSRNNFTGEIPKFLNTFMFLQTLNLSYNNLKGEVPREGIFKNASAISIIGNDQLCGGIPELHLPSCTSVGSRNLWQRRRFRIIIITASLAICLLLICFLAIGCWRRKGGKALADSPMGGKYLKISYAELLKATERFSSANLIGSGGYGFVYKGRLGREETPVAVKVLDLQQMGASKSFIKECDALRSIRHRNLVKIITSCSSIDNKGNEFKALVYEFMPNGSLEDWLHRNNELENPRPNLKLMQRLSIAIDIANALEYLHHHCHTRIVHCDLKPSNVLLDDAMVAHVGDFGLARLLYENPPQDPTSSSRLKGSIGYVSPEYGVSGEVSTYGDVYSFGIVLLEMLTGKRPTHDMFREGLSLHRFVKMSIPDQVAEIVDSTILEEALQVQVCRGVLEPTLQGKIHENLVSLLKLGLHCSAELPSERKEIKDVTTELQKMQKLFLELSL; encoded by the exons ATGGGAGCAAACCTGATATCTGGTAGTATCCCAGCAGGTATTGCAGAGCTCAAGAGTTTGATCTCATTAGGCATGGAGGAGAATCTTCTTACAGGAAGAATTCCAATTACTGTGGGATATCTTTCAAAATTACAGATATTGTCCATATTTGGAAACAGTTTTTCCGGTGAAATTCCTTCCTCACTTGGAAATTTAACTTACGTGTCAGAAGTCAGTTTGGACGAAAATTTTTTACACGGAAGCATACCTGCAACTCTGGGCAACTGCCAACTACTGCAGAATTTAGGCCTCTCAGGAAACAACCTTTCTGGGGCCATACCATTTCAAGTTATTGGTCTACCTTCCTTGGCAGGATGGTTGGACTTGTCTAACAATTGTTTAACCGGCACCATACCTGTGGACGTAGGCAACTTGAAAAATCTCAGAATGCTAGATTTATCAGAGAATAAGTTATCAGGCGAAATTCCGAGTTCACTTGCTAGTTGTGATGGCCTGACGAGCCTAAATCTTAGTGGCAATTCCTTTCGGGGACATATCCCTCCTTTAAGTTCTTTAAAAGGTCTTGAAAACCTTGATCTTTCCCGGAACAACTTTACTGGGGAAATTCCCAAATTTCTCAATACATTTATGTTCTTGCAAACGTTGAACCTGTCCTACAATAATCTCAAGGGTGAGGTACCAAGAGAAGGTATCTTTAAAAATGCAAGTGCGATTTCAATCATAGGAAATGATCAGCTTTGTGGTGGAATCCCAGAATTGCATTTGCCTAGCTGCACATCGGTAGGCTCCAGGAATTTATGGCAGCGACGACGCTTcagaataataattataacagCTTCCTTGGCTATTTGTTTGCTTTTAATATGCTTTTTGGCAATAGGCTGTTGGAGGAGAAAAGGAGGAAAAGCATTGGCTGATTCTCCTATGGGGGGCAAGTATTTGAAGATTTCTTATGCAGAGCTTCTGAAAGCAACAGAAAGGTTCTCCTCTGCCAATTTGATAGGCAGCGGGGGCTACGGTTTCGTGTACAAAGGCAGGCTGGGCCGTGAGGAAACGCCTGTTGCAGTGAAGGTGCTAGATCTTCAACAAATGGGAGCTTCAAAAAGCTTCATTAAGGAATGTGATGCCTTGAGGAGCATTCGACATCGCAATCTAGTAAAAATAATCACTTCTTGCTCGAGTATAGATAACAAAGGCAATGAATTCAAGGCTCTGGTCTATGAGTTCATGCCTAATGGAAGTTTAGAAGATTGGTTGCATCGGAATAATGAATTGGAAAATCCCAGgccaaatttgaaattgatgCAACGGCTGAGCATAGCCATTGATATAGCTAATGCATTGGAGTACCTCCACCACCATTGCCACACACGCATTGTTCATTGTGATCTGAAGCCAAGCAATGTGCTGCTAGACGATGCCATGGTCGCTCATGTTGGTGATTTTGGGTTGGCAAGACTGCTTTATGAGAACCCTCCTCAAGACCCGACCAGCTCAAGTAGGTTAAAGGGCTCCATCGGTTATGTTTCTCCAG AGTATGGCGTCTCTGGAGAGGTTTCAACATACGGAGACGTGTACAGCTTCGGCATCGTATTGCTGGAAATGTTGACAGGGAAGAGACCAACCCATGACATGTTCAGGGAAGGCCTTAGCCTTCACAGATTTGTAAAGATGTCGATTCCAGATCAGGTAGCTGAAATTGTCGACTCAACGATTCTTGAAGAAGCCCTTCAAGTCCAAGTTTGCAGAGGCGTATTGGAACCAACTTTGCAAGGCAAAATTCATGAGAATCTAGTCTCTTTATTGAAACTAGGGCTTCATTGCTCCGCAGAATTGCCAAGTGAAAGAAAGGAGATCAAAGATGTCACCACAGAATTgcaaaaaatgcaaaaattgTTTCTGGAGCTCTCCTTGTAA
- the LOC123223565 gene encoding putative receptor-like protein kinase At3g47110, with protein MKANISIAEFFIFFSSIILSYSGINFSQGAEPGSETDKLALLAFKSKVAYDPSGALSNWNDSIGFCQWYGVTCGLRHRRVTVLNLPSQNLTGTISPYIGNLTFLRIINLQNNHFHGNIPQEMGRLFRLREIVFNRNMFQGEIPVNLSRCSELSFLDLVMNKLEGKIPAELGTLSKLTGLGLAANNLTGSIPRSLSNLLFLKQFSLSENSLSGSIPVELGRLNRLKMFQISANNFITGSIPSQLFNITSMEYFGVSSNQLVGEIPPYIGLTLPNIRVLTWREIGLQGQYLIQYLMQVNSNI; from the coding sequence ATGAAAGCTAACATTTCCATTGCAgaattcttcattttcttctcttctatcATTCTCAGTTACTCTGGCATTAATTTCTCCCAGGGCGCTGAACCTGGAAGTGAAACAGATAAACTGGCTTTGCTCGCTTTCAAAAGTAAGGTTGCTTACGATCCTTCCGGAGCTTTAAGCAACTGGAATGATTCCATCGGATTTTGCCAGTGGTATGGTGTCACTTGCGGCCTTCGCCACCGTAGAGTCACGGTTCTGAACCTCCCTAGCCAAAATTTGACAGGTACCATTTCTCCTTACATAGGAAACTTGACATTTCTCAGAATTATCAATCTTCAAAACAATCATTTCCACGGCAACATCCCACAAGAAATGGGCCGTCTGTTTCGGTTGCGAGAAATTGTTTTCAATCGTAATATGTTTCAGGGAGAGATTCCTGTTAATCTCTCTCGTTGCTCAGAACTAAGCTTTCTTGACTTAGTCATGAACAAGCTTGAAGGGAAAATTCCAGCTGAATTAGGCACTTTGTCGAAATTAACTGGACTTGGGCTTGCTGCCAACAATTTAACAGGCTCCATTCCTCGCTCACTTTCAAACCTCTTGTTTCTGAAGCAGTTTTCTCTATCAGAAAACAGCCTCAGCGGCAGTATCCCTGTTGAGCTTGGCCGGTTGAATAGGCTCAAAATGTTTCAAATTTCTGCAAATAACTTTATAACAGGTTCAATTCCCTCCCAGCTCTTCAATATCACTTCCATGGAGTACTTCGGTGTGTCAAGCAACCAACTTGTTGGAGAAATCCCACCTTACATTGGACTCACTCTTCCGAATATCCGAGTACTTACTTGGCGGGAAATAGGTTTACAGGGTCAATACCTTATTCAATATCTAATGCAAGTAAACTCGAACATCTAG